A single Corynebacterium stationis DNA region contains:
- a CDS encoding THUMP-like domain-containing protein has translation MAFSSAEVEYLTANQQVIAATAHTLELSKASTMADMTVLRTQFGEFSRAVAELISARRAGVRTHKFPGDSASFLPSERSENEASDSEAEIFTWLVDTDSIQQATPEPVARFRAQELQSMGVSTVHDITCSVGFEGAALRRTGIGYFGSDIDRIRLSMARHNVPTGHFFQADALTQTTNAEVILADPARRAGGRRITSPADLLPPLPDLVSTHVDKALMVKCAPGLDFSDWDGGITVTSLDGGVKEACLYSPQLKKTRRAVLLASTSKGDSEPAPYVLEEYSGDREDLPAAGEISEFLIDPDGAIVRAGLVKDYAAREGLWQIDDRIAYLTGPRIPTGRSGFRFIEEVPIKKLKSALAALDCGRVEILVRGLDTDPDLLRKKLKLRGTKEYAVIITRIGTRGVALICSAREWA, from the coding sequence ATGGCGTTCTCATCAGCAGAAGTAGAATATCTCACCGCGAATCAGCAAGTTATCGCGGCTACTGCGCACACACTCGAGTTGAGCAAAGCTTCCACCATGGCAGATATGACTGTGTTGCGCACGCAATTTGGTGAGTTCTCCCGCGCGGTCGCAGAGCTGATTTCCGCGCGCAGGGCAGGGGTGCGCACCCACAAATTCCCCGGAGACTCAGCAAGCTTCCTCCCATCCGAGCGGAGTGAAAATGAAGCGAGCGATAGCGAGGCTGAAATTTTCACGTGGTTGGTGGATACCGATTCCATCCAGCAAGCAACCCCGGAACCCGTAGCGCGCTTTCGCGCCCAAGAGCTACAAAGCATGGGAGTTTCAACGGTGCATGACATTACGTGCTCCGTGGGCTTTGAAGGCGCGGCACTGCGCAGGACGGGTATCGGCTATTTCGGCAGCGATATCGATCGCATTCGCTTATCGATGGCCCGCCACAACGTTCCCACCGGTCACTTCTTTCAAGCAGATGCGCTGACGCAGACAACCAATGCCGAAGTGATTCTTGCCGATCCCGCGCGCCGGGCAGGCGGGCGAAGGATTACCTCCCCAGCAGACTTATTGCCGCCATTGCCGGATTTAGTATCCACCCACGTTGATAAAGCGCTCATGGTGAAATGCGCACCCGGTTTGGATTTCTCCGACTGGGACGGCGGTATTACCGTGACTTCACTGGATGGGGGAGTCAAAGAAGCGTGTTTATATAGCCCGCAGTTGAAGAAGACCCGCAGGGCGGTGCTTTTGGCATCGACAAGCAAAGGCGATAGCGAACCTGCCCCTTATGTCCTAGAAGAATATTCCGGCGACCGTGAGGACCTACCCGCTGCCGGGGAAATTTCTGAATTTCTCATCGACCCCGATGGAGCCATCGTGCGCGCCGGGCTGGTCAAAGATTATGCCGCGCGTGAGGGCCTGTGGCAGATAGATGATCGCATCGCATATTTGACCGGACCGCGAATTCCGACCGGGCGCTCAGGGTTTCGATTCATCGAAGAAGTACCCATCAAGAAATTAAAATCTGCGCTCGCAGCCCTTGACTGCGGACGTGTAGAAATTTTAGTGCGCGGCCTTGATACTGACCCTGACCTGCTGCGAAAGAAGCTTAAACTGCGCGGGACTAAAGAATATGCCGTGATTATTACCCGCATTGGCACCCGCGGCGTGGCTCTAATTTGCTCCGCGCGGGAGTGGGCTTAG
- a CDS encoding NUDIX hydrolase, giving the protein MGDTDKNLSRAQHFDPAQIDAIDHADTTGFNGGRMAATVLLIRDGQNGLEVWVQERVSTMVNYPGYVVFPGGGVDSRDFPPRSWDSGEFWAGRSVVSMARRMGVTKYKAHALVFAAARELFEESGTLLVVDDDGPIQDSSPFHDQRQLLETHEVSFTDFLAENSMKVDSDLLIPWARWVGSSGAKNWFDTFFFVALLPEGQTPDGETGEAADANWFPPRLLLDGWKAGLVRLVIPTWAQLQRLAQYDSVAEVIDAASLSDTRPVIGDPKDDPRYHDFFTTTPIDRITWRSHQQK; this is encoded by the coding sequence ATGGGCGATACAGATAAGAATCTGAGTAGAGCTCAACATTTTGACCCGGCTCAGATTGATGCGATTGATCACGCCGATACCACGGGATTTAACGGCGGTAGGATGGCAGCGACCGTCCTGTTGATTCGTGATGGGCAAAACGGCCTGGAAGTCTGGGTACAAGAGCGCGTCTCCACCATGGTCAACTATCCCGGATACGTGGTCTTTCCCGGCGGCGGGGTAGATAGCCGTGACTTTCCACCGCGGTCCTGGGACTCGGGTGAATTTTGGGCAGGGCGCTCTGTGGTGTCGATGGCCCGGCGGATGGGCGTGACCAAATATAAAGCGCACGCTTTGGTCTTTGCTGCAGCCCGCGAGCTATTCGAAGAATCGGGCACGCTGTTGGTTGTTGATGATGACGGCCCGATTCAAGACTCTTCGCCTTTTCATGACCAGCGCCAGTTGCTGGAGACCCATGAAGTCTCTTTTACCGACTTTTTGGCAGAGAACTCCATGAAGGTTGACTCAGACTTGCTCATTCCCTGGGCACGGTGGGTGGGCTCATCGGGTGCGAAAAACTGGTTTGATACCTTCTTTTTCGTAGCATTATTGCCCGAGGGACAAACGCCCGATGGTGAAACCGGCGAAGCAGCCGATGCCAACTGGTTTCCACCGCGATTATTGCTCGACGGCTGGAAAGCGGGTCTGGTTCGTTTGGTCATCCCCACGTGGGCGCAGCTGCAACGCTTGGCGCAGTATGACTCGGTGGCAGAAGTTATTGATGCAGCTTCGCTGTCTGATACCCGCCCGGTCATCGGGGACCCGAAAGATGACCCGCGCTACCATGACTTTTTCACCACTACTCCCATCGATCGGATTACATGGCGTTCTCATCAGCAGAAGTAG
- a CDS encoding cysteine desulfurase family protein, which translates to MSYFDYAATQPMRQSAIDAWVDASGMLNAGAQYASGRKARSVLDDARETVAELLGCEPIEVIFTASGTEADNIAMQGLFHASSNEAGAGRIISTPIEHSAVRDTVARLEQEHGATVDLLPVGRDGHISELSALDTPAAVATAMWANNETGAIMPVADIVARAAAAGTPVHVDAVQVVGKLPVNFHELGAATLAASAHKFGGPRGIGLLLAKRTPAPRPLMFGGGQERGIRPGTNDVAGASGLAAALKESVEQMEQETAHILALRNQLREGILGSIDDAVINTNEPSLDSHLHVSFPGTDGDSLIMLLDQRGVEAATGSACHAGVNRMSHVLEAMGVDDEQGRGSLRFTLGRLSTEADVNELLGLLPEVVALARSV; encoded by the coding sequence ATGTCGTATTTCGATTACGCAGCAACCCAACCCATGCGCCAGTCTGCGATTGATGCGTGGGTTGACGCTTCCGGCATGTTAAATGCTGGTGCGCAGTATGCCTCGGGCCGCAAAGCCCGGTCGGTATTAGATGACGCCCGGGAAACCGTGGCTGAGCTACTGGGCTGCGAGCCGATTGAAGTGATCTTTACTGCCTCCGGCACCGAAGCTGACAATATCGCCATGCAGGGTCTTTTCCACGCTTCTTCGAATGAAGCTGGCGCGGGCCGGATTATTTCCACGCCGATTGAGCACTCTGCGGTGCGCGATACCGTTGCTCGCTTAGAACAAGAACACGGCGCCACGGTTGATCTCCTACCGGTTGGCCGTGATGGGCACATCAGCGAGCTCTCGGCGCTGGATACTCCGGCGGCTGTGGCTACTGCCATGTGGGCCAATAATGAGACCGGCGCGATTATGCCGGTCGCAGATATTGTTGCCCGCGCAGCGGCCGCGGGCACTCCCGTTCACGTGGATGCTGTGCAGGTCGTGGGCAAATTGCCGGTTAATTTCCACGAGCTAGGTGCTGCCACACTGGCAGCCAGCGCGCATAAATTTGGTGGACCGCGCGGTATTGGCCTCCTGCTGGCCAAGCGCACCCCAGCACCGCGACCATTGATGTTTGGCGGCGGGCAAGAACGTGGCATTCGCCCTGGCACCAACGACGTTGCTGGCGCTTCGGGCCTGGCCGCTGCATTGAAAGAATCTGTCGAGCAGATGGAGCAGGAAACCGCGCATATTCTTGCGCTGCGCAACCAACTGCGCGAGGGCATTTTGGGCAGCATCGATGATGCCGTCATCAACACCAATGAACCTTCCTTGGATTCACACCTGCACGTCTCTTTCCCCGGCACCGATGGCGATAGTCTGATCATGTTGCTGGACCAGCGCGGGGTTGAGGCCGCTACTGGCTCTGCCTGCCACGCAGGGGTTAACCGCATGTCGCATGTGCTCGAAGCCATGGGCGTTGACGATGAGCAGGGCAGAGGCTCCCTGCGCTTTACCCTGGGCCGGTTAAGCACCGAAGCCGACGTCAATGAGCTGCTGGGCCTCCTCCCAGAGGTCGTGGCGCTCGCCCGCTCAGTCTAG
- a CDS encoding electron transfer flavoprotein subunit alpha/FixB family protein → MSHVYVLVEHDAGQLAPVTAELITAARPLGAVSAVVVGGHAEELAPELEKFGAVQVVNATAADYDARLITPEVDALHALGQANPAPIIIAADRTGNEIAGRLGARLASGVLANVSAIAEDRSATLSIFGGSTEVTASAHGNCPVYTVQPGAVEPSEAPAQAQVVPMPLPAATERDVQVVGFTPAVKSARPELGTAKTVVAGGRGVGNEFAGVVEPLADALSAAVGATRDAVDEGWYDPALQIGQTGVTVSPDLYIGLGISGAIQHTSGMQTSGTIVVVNQDQDEPFFQIADLGVVADLHEFAPALVEELKKRV, encoded by the coding sequence GTGTCTCACGTCTATGTTTTGGTCGAGCACGATGCCGGCCAGCTAGCCCCAGTTACCGCCGAACTCATTACTGCAGCACGTCCTTTGGGCGCTGTATCTGCCGTAGTTGTCGGTGGACACGCTGAGGAACTTGCCCCGGAGTTGGAAAAGTTCGGAGCGGTGCAGGTTGTCAATGCCACCGCTGCTGATTATGACGCTCGCCTAATCACCCCAGAGGTCGATGCCCTGCACGCTTTGGGTCAGGCTAACCCAGCGCCGATTATCATCGCGGCAGACCGCACGGGCAATGAGATTGCTGGCCGCTTGGGCGCACGCCTTGCCTCCGGTGTCTTGGCTAATGTTTCAGCGATTGCTGAAGACCGCTCAGCAACCTTGTCGATTTTCGGCGGCTCCACGGAGGTCACCGCTTCTGCTCACGGTAACTGCCCGGTGTATACCGTGCAGCCAGGTGCAGTAGAGCCCTCCGAGGCACCAGCGCAGGCGCAGGTTGTGCCAATGCCGCTGCCAGCAGCAACCGAGCGCGATGTGCAGGTTGTAGGATTCACACCAGCAGTGAAGTCGGCGCGTCCGGAATTGGGCACTGCCAAGACCGTCGTGGCCGGTGGCCGCGGTGTAGGCAATGAATTCGCCGGGGTAGTAGAACCGCTGGCCGATGCTCTCTCCGCTGCCGTGGGCGCTACCCGCGACGCCGTGGATGAAGGCTGGTACGACCCAGCGCTGCAGATCGGACAGACCGGTGTAACCGTCTCTCCGGATCTCTACATTGGTCTGGGCATCTCCGGTGCTATCCAGCACACCTCCGGTATGCAGACCTCTGGCACCATCGTCGTGGTCAACCAAGACCAGGATGAGCCTTTCTTCCAGATCGCCGATCTCGGCGTAGTTGCTGACCTGCATGAATTTGCGCCAGCACTCGTCGAAGAATTGAAGAAGCGCGTCTAA
- a CDS encoding electron transfer flavoprotein subunit beta/FixA family protein: protein MPTIVALVKHVPDTWSTKTLDSDHTLNREAVDNMLDEINEYSVEQALRLKDSNPEFQVVALTVGPADADEALRKVLAMGADDAVHVQDDALAGSDALATTWVIHNALNAIAAKHGSVDLVVLGNTSTDGETSLLAGMLAEYRQAPALTNVLSVNLGDGKVTGTREDAAGHWELSAALPAIVSVTDKADQPRFPNFKGLMAAKKHDVTVWSIADIGVDAGNVGLAASTTVVNSSAQKPARTAGEVIDSGSPEEMAAQVADFLASKNLI, encoded by the coding sequence ATGCCCACGATCGTGGCACTGGTCAAGCACGTTCCTGACACGTGGTCGACCAAGACCTTAGACTCCGACCACACGCTAAACCGCGAAGCGGTTGACAACATGTTGGACGAAATCAACGAATACTCCGTTGAGCAAGCCCTGCGGCTCAAAGACTCCAACCCGGAATTCCAGGTCGTGGCACTGACCGTTGGACCAGCAGATGCGGATGAAGCGTTGCGCAAGGTCCTGGCCATGGGCGCTGACGATGCCGTGCATGTACAAGATGACGCACTTGCTGGCTCTGATGCTTTGGCAACCACCTGGGTCATCCACAATGCACTCAACGCTATCGCCGCAAAGCACGGTAGCGTTGACTTGGTGGTCTTGGGCAATACCTCCACCGATGGTGAAACCAGCCTGCTCGCAGGCATGTTGGCAGAATACCGCCAGGCCCCTGCACTGACCAATGTGCTCTCTGTGAACCTGGGCGATGGCAAAGTCACCGGCACCCGCGAAGACGCGGCTGGGCACTGGGAACTTTCTGCCGCACTGCCAGCTATTGTCTCCGTCACTGACAAGGCTGACCAGCCACGCTTCCCGAACTTCAAGGGACTCATGGCTGCGAAGAAGCACGATGTCACCGTGTGGTCTATCGCTGATATCGGCGTGGATGCTGGCAACGTCGGCCTTGCAGCCTCTACCACCGTGGTGAACTCGTCGGCACAAAAGCCAGCGCGTACCGCAGGTGAAGTTATTGATTCCGGTAGCCCAGAGGAGATGGCAGCGCAGGTCGCTGACTTCTTGGCCTCGAAGAACTTAATTTAG